GGCATCGTTCATTACAATCTTTGGCAGGACCACAGCGACCAGCAGCTGATCAACCTGGCGCGGCGTTCGCCGCTGCTCCACGCCCCGGGCGAAGGCTATCGCTACAGCAACACCGGCTACATGCTTGCCGCCATCATCGTCGCCCGCGTCTCCGGCAAGCCCTACTACGAACTGTTACGCGAACGCCTTTTCGGACCGATAGGCATGGCGACGGCGCGCGACGCATCTTGGTACGACATCGTGCCCAACCGCGCCGCTGGCCACTGCATTCGCGACGGGCGCCTCGAAAACCGCTACTGGGCCGCACCCACCCTGCAGCGCACCGGCGACGGCGGGCTCTATTATTCGCCACGGGACATCGCCCGTTGGCTGCTGGAGCTGGACGATCCCAAGGTGCTGAACCACGATCTCATTGACCTGATGTCCAACCCCGTGCCGATGCGCAATGGCCAGTTTTCGTTCAACAGCTACGGGCTGGGCTGGCAGAACTCCGAACTGCGCGGCCATCGCAAGATCCGGCACGGCGGCACATGGGATGGCTTCCGCGCCGAGATCGCGCGCTTCCCCTCGCGCAAATTGTCGGTCTGTGTTTTCGCCAACACCGATGAAGCCCAGGTTGCACGCATCGCCCAGAAGATCGCGGGCATCATCGATCCCGCGCTTTCTCCATACGAACCGATCCCGGACGACGATGCCGGGCAGACGCAACGAGACCGCGAGCTGCTGCAGGCGATCGTCGAACGCCGCGCACCGCGCCAGGCTTTTGCCGATGAGACATGGCGCCTGTGGAACAATAGCTGGTTCGAGCAGATCGCATCGACGGGAATTGTGGTTGCCGGCAATCCGCTCGAACTCACCCACCATGAAGGGGACGCCGCATCCCATCTGAGGCGCTATCGCATGGGACTGGGCGGTTACTTCCTGCACTGGTCGATCATACGCGGCGGCGACGGCCGTATCGGCGAAATGCGGTTCCACATGGAGTAGCCAGAACCCGGGGCCGCTGCCTGGCCAGTGCGGCAAGGTAGGCCCCACTTCACCCCAACCGTCAAATGCGCGCGCCATCGTCGCGGTGTCACCGAAGCGCACGCGCCCGACCAATCCGAAACGCCCGAAACTGTCCGGAGACATGACAATGAGCTTTCGTGTTCTAACCGCAGAATTCGCACATGAGACCAACACGTTCAGCGTGCGAAAGACCAATTACGAAGCCTTCATGGTCGAGGGCGTGCTGTTCGGCGACGACGCCATCCGCGCCCGGGGCGAGGCGAACACGGAGATCGGAGGCTTCCTCGACATCGGACGGAAATATGGCTGGACGATCCAGCACGTCCTCTCCACCGCCGCCGAGCCGGCGGGGCCGGTGACGCGCGACGCCTTCGACCGCATCGGCGGCGCCATCGTCCAGGCGGCGGTCGAGCGCAAGGGCGAGCTCGACGGCATCCTGCTCGGCCTGCACGGCGCGATGGTCACCGACTTTTCGCCAGACGGCGAAGGCGAATTGCTGGCGCGGTTGCGCGCTGTCGTCGGCCCGAATCTACCTATTGCCGTCACGCTCGACCCGCATGCCAATGTCACCGCCAGAATGTGCGAGCACGCCGACATCCTGATCTCGTTCAAGACCTATCCGCATATCGACATGCGCGACATCGCCCGCCACGCCGGCGAGGTGTTGCAACGCACGATGGCCGGCGAGATTCGCCCAAAAACGCTTCTCGCGCGTCGACCGATGCTGGAGGAGGCCAATGCCGGCCGTACCGACATCGGTCCGATGGTTGAGTGGATCGCCAGGGCACGCGCCCACGAGAAGACATCCGGCGCGCTCGCCGTCAGCATCAACGGCGCCTTCCCCAATGCCGACATCGCCGAAGTCGGCCCGACAGTGCTTGTCACCTATGACGGCGATCCGGCACGCCATCAGGTCTTCGCCGAAGGCATTGCCGACGAAATCTGGGACAACCGTTTCAACGTCCTCAACACCTTCCACACGGTAACGGAGGCTGCCGAGATCGCGCGCGGCTACAGCGGTGACCATCCGCTGATCATCGCCGACTACGCCGACAATCCCGGCGCCGGTGGTTATGGCGATGCGACGGCCCTGCTCGGTGCGTTGCTGGACGCCGGCATCGACAACGCCTGCTTCGGCCCGATCGTCGATCCGGAGACGGCCAACCAACTCCATCGCGCCACCGTCGGAGACACGGTCCAGCTGACACTTGGCGGCAAGACCGATCCGCGTTTCGGCGGCGATCCGCTCGAAGTCACCGGCAAGCTGCTTGTCATCAGCGACGGCAAGCTCATCGGCGACGGCGAACAGCTGGGTGGCCTCGAATTCAGCTTCGGCCCGACGGCCGTGGTGCAGATCGACGGCATTGCAGTGCTTGTCGTCACCGAACCGTCACAGATGCGCGACCTCCAGCAGTTCCGAGCCTTCGGCATCGATCCCGCCCGGCATCGCGTCGTCGGGCTCAAGTCGATGCAGCATTTCCGCGCTGCCTTCGAGCCCATCGCCGGCAAGGTGATCGTCTGCGACAGCGGCGCGCTCTGCACCATGGACTATGCGAGGATGCCCTATCGCAACGTCTCGCGCCCGATCTTCCCACTCGACCGCGACATGGCGCTTTGAACCATGGCGATGACCAGCGATTTTTGGCAATGACACACCACGGCAAAGTCGGTCTCGAACCCATGGTGCCTTCGCTTGACGACGCCCCAGCAAGCGAGCGGCCGATGACGGAGCAGCAGACCTGTCGGGCCGACGTACTCGTGCTCGGCGCCGGCATCATCGGCGTGTCGGTTGCGCTGCACCTACAGCAGCGCGGCCGCTCCGTCATCCTTGTTGACCGTCGCGGCGCCGGCGAGGAAACGAGCTACGGCAATGCCGGCCTGATCGAACGCTCGAGCGTCGTTCCCTACGGCGCGCCGCGCGAACTGACGAAGCTGTTGCGCTACGCATTCAACCGTTCGGCAGACGTACATTTCGACTGGCTTCACCTGCCGCGCATCGCCCCCTGGCTGTGGCGTTTCTGGCGAGAGTCGGCACCGAAGCGCCTGGCGCGCGCCGCAGCCGACATGCGCCCGCTGATCGAGCAATCGGTGATCGAGCACGAAGCACTGATGACAGCGGCAGGCGCATTGCCGCGATTGCGCAAGACCGGCTGGATCGAAGGCTACCGAAGCGAACGCACCTTCGAACAAGCGCGAACCGCCGCCGAAGCCCTGCAACCATTCGGCCTCAACTACGCATTTCTCGACCGGGCAGAACTGAGCCGGCGCGAGCCACATCTCTCCGACACCCTAATGGGCGCTGTTCACTGGCTCGATCCCGCCACCGTCGCTGACCCCGGCGCGCTGGTGAAGGCTTATGCCGAGCACTTCGTCGCCCAAGGCCGCGCGTTCCTGCACGGAGATGCCAGCCGGCTGCGGCGGGACGACAATAAATGGAGCATCGCCACAGAGGATGGACCTATCCAGGCGCGCGAGGTGGTGGTGGCACTCGGGCCCTGGTCCGGCGCGGTCTGCCGTTCGCTCGGCTATACCGTCCCGCTTGCTATGAAGCGCGGCTACCACGTTCATTTCAAAACAGACGCCGACGCATCCCTCAATCATCCCGTCGTCGACGTCGATGCCGGTTTCCTGCTGGCGCCGATGACCCGGGGCATAAGGCTGACCACAGGCGTCGAATTCGCGCCGCGCGACCGGCGGCCGAACCCGGTCCAGCTCGACAATACCGAGCCGCTGGCACGCGAGATCTTCCCGCTCGGCCAGCGCATTGAACCGACCCCCTGGATGGGCTCGCGACCATGCCTGCCCGACATGCGACCAGTGATCGGACGCGGCTTTCGGCACAAAGGGCTGTGGTTCGCCTTCGGCCACAATCATCACGGCCTGACGCTCGGCCCGGTCACCGGACGCCTGCTTGCCGAGATGATGACCGGCACGCCGACATTCACCAATCCGTCCCCCTACGCCCTGGAGCGCTTCGGCTAGCGGCGCCAGGGGTGCTTCCTCGCCGGATTGATGAAGAGACCCGTCTGGAGAGCCGGCGACCGGCAAGATGGCCGCTTGGGCCATCCATCGACAGCGATCGCGGCGTGGTTTCACCGAGTGGAAGCCGCGAGCGTGCAAATTTGCGCGTGGCTGTAGCCCCCATTTCTGGCAGCTAATCGCACGCCTTGTCCAAGACCTGGGCTTACTGATCCAGAATACGTTCACACGGTGATGCGTGAAGTGCCCCTGAAGGATGACGAAATCAGGGTCAGGAGATCAAAGGCAACGCTCGCCAAAGCGGCATCCAAAGGCCCGGTTAAAACCTTACCTGCAGTTTTCTCTGTTTATTGAAGAATGGCGCGCCCGAAGAGATTCGAACTCCTGACCCCCAGATTCGTAGTCTGGTGCTCTATCCAGCTGAGCTACGGGCGCGCAACAGGCCTTGCCTGACGTCGCTACGTTGCCGGTTTTGCCGCCGGCCACGACGCGAGGAGTTCCCTAACGACTCAAATTCCGAAATGCAAGCCAATCGATGGAAAAGTTTTGCCGTCGTCACGACACCTGGCTGGAAAGCGCGTCAGGCCGGGCGCCTGAGGCCACGACGGGCACGGTCGAGACTGACCGGCTGGTCGGGGATGGTTACCGAAAAGACGGTACGGCCGCCGATGCTCTCAAGAAGCTCCAGCCTGCCGCCATGGGCGCGGACGAGTTCCTGCGCGATTGCCAGACCGAGGCCGGTACCGCCGCTGCGCGCCGAGCCACGGAAGGCGACGAACAGGTTTTCGCGCGCCTTGGGCGGTAGCCCCGGACCGGTATCGGTGACCAGGATCTGGCAGACGCCGCCCATGCGCTCGGCCGAGACGGCCAACCGCCGCACCAGGACGCCGTCGGCATCGGTCGCCATGGCCTGGACGGCGTTGCGCGCCAGATTGGTCAGCACGCGGAACAGCTGGTCGGAATCGGCGTCCACCTCGAAACCGGTGTCGACCATGTTTTCGAACTCGATGCCGGCGCCGATGTCGAGCAGGCCATGCACTTCTTCCACCAGTTGATGCAGCCGCAATACGCGGCGGGCCGGCGGCGCCTCTTGGGCGCGACCATAGGCCAGCACACCCTCCGTATAGGAGACGGCGCGGTCCAACGCCCTGAGCAGCTTGGGCGCGAAGGCCTGTACGCTGGCGTCCTTAACCTGGCGCAGGCGGTCGGAAAGGAGCTGCGCGGAAGCCAGAACATTGCGCATGTCGTGGTTGATCTTCGACACGGCGAGGCCGAGATCGGCCAGATGTTTCTGCTCGGCCAGCATCTTTTGCAGCCGTTCCTGCATCTGCGACAGTTCACGCTCGGCGACGCCGATCTCGTCGGCGCGGGCGGCCGGATGGATGATGCGCGACGGGTCGTCAGGAGCCTCCGAGAAGGACAGCATCGAGCGCGTCATGGCGCGCACCGGGCGGATCATGATGCGGTAGACAGCGGCATAGACCAGCATGGCGGAAAACACCGAGATCAGCAGCGCGATCAGGGCGATGTTGCGCGAGAAGGAGAGCATGGCCGCGCGCAGGCGGTAGTCGCGCATGATCAGCTCGAACTCGCGGTTGTTCTCGCCGACCGGGCCGAAGACGCGCAATGTGCGATCGCCGCCGAAGAACAAAGTGTTGAGTGCGCCGGTGAGCTGCGCGACCATGCCGGTATTGGCGACATCGATGTGCTCGTCCACACGCGGCGGCATAGAGGCCACGGCAAGCAGGCGCGAGACGTCGCCGTCGCGCACCGCGATCGCCTTCGCGCCGATTGCCATCAACAGGTCGTCCTGGGCGGTGCGCGAAAGCGAGGCCGGATCGCCTTCGATGAGCACCACTGAAACCGCCGCCGCGGTGTTGAGGCGCTCGCGCAGCCAGCGCATTCGGTAGTCGGCGATCGACGGCAGGAAAATCAGCACTTCGGCCAGAAGCACGAAGATGATCGTGAGCAGGATGAGCTTGGCCGAAAGTCCGCGCGACAGCGGTACGGCGCGCGAGCCGCCGCCATGCGCCGGGCCGGAGCGCGCGCCGCTTTCATTGGTGGAAGGTTCGACGCTCATACGCCCAATGCCGATATGCCCTCGCATGCAAACTAGGCAATTGCGGCATAATTTCCAGTTTGATGACCTGCGGAGCCAAATGACTGGCAATCTTTAGTCTGGCGCCCCGGATTGACTCTGCAAAACCTTGTACATATAAGCCCCGCTCACGCTCGGGCCCTACGACCCGGCGCGGTTTCGGCCGCGCCAAACAAGGCCCGGCCAAGCTCCTGTTACAGAGTGACAGACACAAGAAGGGCCGCACACCGCGGTATTAAAACAAATGAAGCGCACCTACCAACCCTCCAAGCTCGTCCGCAAGCGTCGTCACGGCTTCCGTGCCCGCATGGCCACCAAGGGCGGCCGCGGCGTCGTCGCAGCCCGCCGCAATCGTGGCCGCAAGCGGTTGTCCGCCTGAGCGGACACCACGACCGTTGTCCGCAAACAGCCCAATGGGACAGGCGCCCAAAAGGCTACTGAAACGCTCGGATTTCCTCACCGTCCGGCGCGGCGAAAA
The genomic region above belongs to Mesorhizobium terrae and contains:
- a CDS encoding sensor histidine kinase, with product MSVEPSTNESGARSGPAHGGGSRAVPLSRGLSAKLILLTIIFVLLAEVLIFLPSIADYRMRWLRERLNTAAAVSVVLIEGDPASLSRTAQDDLLMAIGAKAIAVRDGDVSRLLAVASMPPRVDEHIDVANTGMVAQLTGALNTLFFGGDRTLRVFGPVGENNREFELIMRDYRLRAAMLSFSRNIALIALLISVFSAMLVYAAVYRIMIRPVRAMTRSMLSFSEAPDDPSRIIHPAARADEIGVAERELSQMQERLQKMLAEQKHLADLGLAVSKINHDMRNVLASAQLLSDRLRQVKDASVQAFAPKLLRALDRAVSYTEGVLAYGRAQEAPPARRVLRLHQLVEEVHGLLDIGAGIEFENMVDTGFEVDADSDQLFRVLTNLARNAVQAMATDADGVLVRRLAVSAERMGGVCQILVTDTGPGLPPKARENLFVAFRGSARSGGTGLGLAIAQELVRAHGGRLELLESIGGRTVFSVTIPDQPVSLDRARRGLRRPA
- a CDS encoding serine hydrolase domain-containing protein; the protein is MSHTEELDRYLQAEIENSQVPGLGVAIVGNGEIIHLAGYGLANVENNTPVSPDTVFHSGSTGKMFTATSVLFLLQDGRIGLDDQILTYIPEGPQSWVGITIRHLLSMMAGLGNFEIAFEPTEDRDGIVHYNLWQDHSDQQLINLARRSPLLHAPGEGYRYSNTGYMLAAIIVARVSGKPYYELLRERLFGPIGMATARDASWYDIVPNRAAGHCIRDGRLENRYWAAPTLQRTGDGGLYYSPRDIARWLLELDDPKVLNHDLIDLMSNPVPMRNGQFSFNSYGLGWQNSELRGHRKIRHGGTWDGFRAEIARFPSRKLSVCVFANTDEAQVARIAQKIAGIIDPALSPYEPIPDDDAGQTQRDRELLQAIVERRAPRQAFADETWRLWNNSWFEQIASTGIVVAGNPLELTHHEGDAASHLRRYRMGLGGYFLHWSIIRGGDGRIGEMRFHME
- a CDS encoding M81 family metallopeptidase — protein: MSFRVLTAEFAHETNTFSVRKTNYEAFMVEGVLFGDDAIRARGEANTEIGGFLDIGRKYGWTIQHVLSTAAEPAGPVTRDAFDRIGGAIVQAAVERKGELDGILLGLHGAMVTDFSPDGEGELLARLRAVVGPNLPIAVTLDPHANVTARMCEHADILISFKTYPHIDMRDIARHAGEVLQRTMAGEIRPKTLLARRPMLEEANAGRTDIGPMVEWIARARAHEKTSGALAVSINGAFPNADIAEVGPTVLVTYDGDPARHQVFAEGIADEIWDNRFNVLNTFHTVTEAAEIARGYSGDHPLIIADYADNPGAGGYGDATALLGALLDAGIDNACFGPIVDPETANQLHRATVGDTVQLTLGGKTDPRFGGDPLEVTGKLLVISDGKLIGDGEQLGGLEFSFGPTAVVQIDGIAVLVVTEPSQMRDLQQFRAFGIDPARHRVVGLKSMQHFRAAFEPIAGKVIVCDSGALCTMDYARMPYRNVSRPIFPLDRDMAL
- a CDS encoding NAD(P)/FAD-dependent oxidoreductase codes for the protein MTEQQTCRADVLVLGAGIIGVSVALHLQQRGRSVILVDRRGAGEETSYGNAGLIERSSVVPYGAPRELTKLLRYAFNRSADVHFDWLHLPRIAPWLWRFWRESAPKRLARAAADMRPLIEQSVIEHEALMTAAGALPRLRKTGWIEGYRSERTFEQARTAAEALQPFGLNYAFLDRAELSRREPHLSDTLMGAVHWLDPATVADPGALVKAYAEHFVAQGRAFLHGDASRLRRDDNKWSIATEDGPIQAREVVVALGPWSGAVCRSLGYTVPLAMKRGYHVHFKTDADASLNHPVVDVDAGFLLAPMTRGIRLTTGVEFAPRDRRPNPVQLDNTEPLAREIFPLGQRIEPTPWMGSRPCLPDMRPVIGRGFRHKGLWFAFGHNHHGLTLGPVTGRLLAEMMTGTPTFTNPSPYALERFG
- the rpmH gene encoding 50S ribosomal protein L34 → MKRTYQPSKLVRKRRHGFRARMATKGGRGVVAARRNRGRKRLSA